The Fimbriimonadia bacterium genome contains the following window.
CGCTACGGGATTGCGGTGGTGGAGGGCGAGCGCATCGTCCATCTAGAAGAGAAACCCTCCGACCCTCGCTCTAATCTGGCGATGGCCGGGGCTTACGTATTCGGACCGGCCATCTGGGACGTGCTCGTCGAACTGCGCCCTTCCGCGCGAGGCGAGATGGAGATCACGGATGCCATCCACGCGATGGTGGAGGCGGGCAGAGCAGTGTACGCATTCCGATTCGATGGGTGGTGGCAAGACACCGGAACTCTCGAGGGCATGCTCCTGGCCAACCGCTACTGGATGGAGAAGCAAGGTGTCCGAGATGCTCTACTCGGACCCGGTGCGCAGCTAGACTCATGTGAGGCGGCGGATTACTGCTCCATCGGCGAGCTAGCCGAGGCGCGAAATGGCACCCTGCGCAACTGCATACTACTCCCTGGCGTGCGCGTAGATCTGAACGGCGGCACGGCCGACTCGTGTCTGATCGGCAGCGACGCCACATTCCCTCGAGGCGGCTCGGTCTCACTCGAGGTGTTAGGCTAGCACCAGCTCTATCCCACCATTCACAGGGGGTAGGGCCTGGGGCACGCGCAGGTGATCAACGCGCGTTGAGCACATGAGTGAAGGGCTCCAATCACGCTGCAAAAGGCGTATGGAAGGCGCCGAAGCCTCCACCGCCGGCGGTGAAGGCTTCGGCGCTAAGAGCGAACGCCCCCGCCGGAGCGGGGGCGTAAGCCACGTTATCGGTTAGGGTGCGGACTAGTTGCCGCTCTGACCGAAGTTGATCAGGACCGTGTTGAGGTCGGCGATGTTGACGGTATTGTCGTAGTTGGCATCGCCAGCGCGCAGGTTGAACACACCGGTGGTGGTGAAGCCTACCGGGTCCGGAGTCACGCCAAACAGCGAGCGGCTCAGGTAACCGTTGAACGCCTCGACGCGGATGTCGAACGGGCCGGTGCTGCTGAAGGGCAGCGAGAACTCATTACCGTTCGGGCCGTACAGATACACGAGGTTGGTCTCGGCGAAGCCCGAGCTGTCCGTCACAGTCACGTAGCAGGTGTTCTGCGGGAAGGCAGGAACGCCACCAAGCAGGCCGAAGTCGCCCGCCAGCTCGCCGCGGAACGCATACTGGCCATTGAACGCGTACGAGAAGTTGGCGCGCGGGTTGCCGCCGAACCAGTAGCAGCCTGCCAGACCGAAGCTGTACATAACGTTGTCGCTGACGGAAGGCCCGTTCTGATACGCGTAGTTACCGCGGGTGTACTGCACGTAGCGGCCCAGCGGCACACCGTCGCCACCGTTCATCAGGATTGGACCGGTGGTGTTGCCGGCGCCGAACGTGTGATTGTAGTAGCCATGCTGTACCCAGATGCGGCCGGCCACAATCGTGGGAGAAGCGCTTACGTCGATCGTGACAATCCACGAGAAGCCGCTATCCTGCGGTAGCCCAGGGATGGTGTATGCAGCGAGAGCGAGGCCCCCGATGGCAGTGCAGCCCTGGTCGTAAATGTCCGAGTCGTCGTCCGCGGTGGCATCATAGATCAAAAGGTCCAGGTCCACCGTGTCGGCAGGGCCGGCACCCGAACCGTCGTAGTACCAAACCACGATCTCGTTGATCTGCGCTGGCGCAGGGATGCCGATGCTCTCTGACCAGCCGTCGGAAGCCGCAGCCGGGAAGTAGTAGCCGCTATCGCCCTCAGGGCCGGCGTTGATCACGGAGTAAAGCGGCAGGTTCGTGCTGCTCGCCTGCACGCCGACACCGCTATCCACGCGGCCGATGCCGTCTGGGCCCACGGTAACGTGAACGTGCTTGGTGGGAATGTTCTCGGGCATCTTGGTCGCGTTGATCACGCCATCAGCGAACGCCGCGGTGACGAGGCACGCGGCAGCGAGAAGCGTCAAGGAGCGAGTAACCATCTTTGTCCTTAGTCCTTTCTAGCCTCAAAACTAGTCGGTCTACTGAGAAAACCGCAATACATGATAGCACGACTCGGGCCAGTTGTCAAACCCAAATGTCCGTTTTTTGCGGAACTGGGAGAGAATCCGGGAGCGAAGCCGGGACTTTGCCGATTCTTATCTGCACAAAACTTCACCAGGTTCGCTATATGGCAACCGATAGCACAAGCGGGTTGATCCAAAACGAACGAACACGCGCATTCTTGCCGTGCGGCTATCTGGACAGCAGCATCCTCTCCCCCTCGATCCGCAGCGCGCCGACGCACATTCCCGTATGCGTAACACGGCGACTACTCACCTCGTCGGGCTGCCTACCCCCTACGAATACTTGAATTCCTCCCGCTTCGACCCAACGGCTACCAGTTTCGTCCACGCGCGACAACTCGCGAGGACCGAGTACGAACTCCACGCGGGCCTCGGCACCCGGCTTCAGATGAACGCGCCGGAAACCCGCCAGCGCTCGCAGCGGCTTGCGGCCGGTCGCCGCGGCGTGAGCGAGGTAGAGTTGAACGACCTCATCCCCGGCTCGGTCGCCTTCGTTTCGCACAGTAACGCGCACTCTTACCGGTTCGCCCGGTGTCGCGATTCCAGGATCGATGGAAAGGTCGCTGTAGGCGAACCGCGTGTAACTCAGCCCGAAGCCGAACGGGTAGAGCGGCTCACCCTCGAAATAGCGATACGTCCGGCCTTTCATCGAGTAGTCGTCGAAGGGCGGTAAGTCGGCGACCGATCGGTAGAAGGTGACGGGCAGGCGGCCGGCTGGGTTGTAGTCGCCGAAGATCACGTCGGCAATCGCCGCTCCGCCCTCCTCGCCGGGGTACCAGGCGCACAGCACGGCGCCGCAATGATCGTCCGCCCAGTTCAGCGCCACAGCAGAACCGGCGATGAGAACGACGACCACGGGGGTGCCTGTCGCATGCACCCCCTCCAGGAGACCTTGTTGTACTTTCGGGAGGTCGAGCGACGTGCGGTCGCCCCCGTAAAAACCCTCGATGTCCAGCCGAAGCTCCTCGCCCTCCAGTTCCGGTGACAGGCCGACGCAGACGATGGCAACGTCCGCTCGCTTGGCGGCGTCCACGGCCTCCGCCAGCAAGTTTTTGCTCGGGACCGCCCACAGCAGCTTCGCCGCCGCTTGGCCTTCGTGTTCGAAGTACTCTATTCGCAGGTCGTACTCCCGTCCGGCCTCTAGGTGGACTTTGCGGCGCGAGGTGGTCACCGAATGCTCCGTCCAGTCTTCCACCAGCAACTCGCGGTCCAAGAACATTCGGAATCCGTCGCCCGACGCAAAGGCGAGGTCATACTCGCCGCTCACCGGTGGCTTCAGCTTGCCGGTCCAGCGCACTGAGAAGTGATCTTTGGGGAGGGTGGAGTCCGGTGGGCGCGTCTCCCAGTCGAAGTTGACCGTCTCGTCCAGTCGTGTGAGGGCCGGCTCGCCCTGCAGGTCGCGGTTGGCGAAGTACTCTCCGAGCAGGCCGGTCTGGCCGGGCTGACCTCCGGCCGGAATCAGTGCCTCGGTCGGGACCGGTTCCAATTCCATGCCAGTCAACCTACAGCCCTTCGCGTAAAGTATCTTCGTATCGGCGGAAACCTTCGCGCAAATGCCGGCGAGGGGGGTGACCGGGTCCACCGGAGTTCCGCTGTAGTTGCCGAGCTGTGCGACGTCGGCGTTCGGTCCGATAACCGCGATGGTGCCAAGGCCCTTGCACAGGGGAAGCAAGCCGTCGTTCTTCAACAGCACGATCGACTCGCGGGCGGTGCGAAGCGCTTCCATTCGATGCTTCGGCGAGCAGACCACGCTCATCGGTATCTGGGCGTACGGCACTTTCTCATCGGGGTCGAACATGCCGAGGCGGAATCGGGCCGTCAACAGGCGGCGCAGGGCCACGTCCAACTCGGTCTCGGTGATCAAGCCCTGCTCCACCGCCCTGGTCAGCGCCGCATAGGTGCCGCCGCAGTTCAAGTCTGTGCCCGCCTTCACTGCCACCGCTGCAGCCTCCTCGGCGCTCTCGGTGAACTTGTGTCCGGTGAAGATGTCGTGGATGGCTCCGCAGTCCGAGACCACGTAGCCTTCGAAGCCCCAATCCTTGCGAAGCAATTCCATCAGATACCTGTTTGCGCTAGCGGGCTCGCCGTTGATGCTGTTGTAGGCGGACATGACCGAGTGTGCCTTGGCTTCGACCACGGTCTCTCGAAACGCGGGCAGATAGGTGTCGTGAAGGTCGTACTCGTCGGCGACGGCGTCGAACTCGTGGCGCAGGGGCTCTGGCCCACTGTGCACGGCGTAGTGCTTGGGCGTGGAAACCAGCTTCAGGTACTTCGGGTCGTTGCCCTGGAGACCGCGGACAAAGGCGGAAGCCAACTTGCCCGTGAGATAAGGGTCTTCGCCCCATGTCTCCTGGCCTCGTCCCCACCTCGGGTCGCGGAAGATGTTGATGTTGGGGCTCCAATAAGTGAGGCCGAAGAAGATGCCGCGGTTGTTGCGCTTGACGGCGTCGTGGTGCTTGGCGCGCGCCTCGTCCGAGATGGCTTCAGCTACCCGGAGGATGAGTGCCTCGTCCCATGTGGCGGCCATTCCGATGGCCTGCGGGAAGACCGTTGCGTTACCCGCCCAAGCGACGCCGTGGAGGCATTCGTTCCACCAGTTGTAGGCGGGCACTCCGAGGCGGGGGATCTCGGCGGCCTCGTGCATCATCTGCGAGACCTTCTCCTCCAAAGTCATCTGGCAGAGCAGGTCTTCGACGCGCTGGTCTATTGTGAGTGTGGGGTCCTGCCACCGGGCCATGAGGGGCTCCTCCTTTGCTCGGGCTCGGGTGCCGCCCGTGGTGACCGACGGGCGCTCGGACAGCTAGGTTCGGCGGTTCACGGTCCATCCCTGCGGCGTGCCGTTTTGCCGCATCGGACAATAGGAAGGCGGAGACACACGCGGCTCGAAGCAGACAGCTACCATCCGGACGCACGGCAACGACGCAAGCCGACTGTCGGGGGATGGTGCGGTGCAGGCTACAGATGGCCCGGCTAGGAGACGGGTGAGGGGCCGTTCTCGCGGAGGGAGCCGCGCTCCATCGCGGCCAGAACCTCGGCCTGGGCGGATGCAATCGTGGCCAACGCGACCGCCCGCTGAGCATCTCCCTCCACCGAATGAGATCCTGTCAGCTCCCGCATCGCATCCGCAGTGTACAGCGTGGAAGAGACCCTAACAAACTCGCTGCCATCCACACCCGAGGAGACGTGGCAGTCGTGCACCACCATTGTGCAATCGCTGGGCAGAGCGTGGCTGATTGCATCAGCAACCACCTGCGCCACCGTCTTCAGCGTGGAGGCGTGATCCGGAGGGCCGGATAGCGTGGCACTGAAAAGGCTTTCGCCCACTCGCAGCTCCACCGAAACCACGCTGTCGCCATCGCCCGCCACCACGCTCAGCGAACGAAGAGCGATAGGACCTACGTCACCGACGTCCACGGTGACCACGGCCTGTGCAGGGGGGGCGATCTGGGCCTCTTCCTTCTTGCGCTCCTTCATCTTCTGGCAGTTCTTGCTTGCCTGGTTGATCAACGCATCGAGCGTCGCGGCGTAGTGGATGTCCTCGCGCTCTCGGTCACGCTGTCCACCGAACGCACCCCACGATACGGTGATCGGGTCCTCGGAGCCGATGGGTCGGAGGCACGCTACCGCGTGCGCCAGGTCCGCGGCCAGGGCGTTCGCCGCTTCTGAGCGTCGCATGGTCGCGATCGCGAACTCGTCCCCTCCATATCGGCAAAGGAAGTCCATATGAGTGTCCACGCCGTCGCGCAGGGCACCCGCTACCTCCTGCAGCACCTGGTCGCCTATCAGGTGACCGAACAGTTTGTTGAACTGCCCGAAGTTGTCGAGGTCGAAGAACAGGATGGAAAGCTCCTTGCCAGTGCGGAACTTGGCGAGCGCCCAGTCCCGCAGACTGTCGGACCAAGGCAGACCAGTCAGTGGGTCCTCGGACCGCCCGACCTCGTTGAGCAGGTTCACCGCCCCGACCAAGCCGATGAGCGCGTCGTTGGAGACTACCGGCACCCTGCTCAGCTTCTGGTTCGTCAGCAACTCGGCCGCTTCGCGAACGGAGGCATCCGGCGGCAGATACGGAGCGTCCTTGCGCATCACGCGCAGCAGCGGCTCATCTGGGGGTGCGGTAATGAGGTCCTTCCAGTCTACGGTGCCGAGATACGCGCCGCCTTCGACGATGGCAACCAGTTCGACGGAAAGGCCCTTCATGATCGCGAGGGCCATTCGAACCGTATGGTCGGGGCACAGCCAAAGCGGTGCCTCCATCACGTCGGAAACCAGCTTCACGTCCGCAGGTCGTCTTTCAATAGCCGGCACAAGGGGTCGTCCCCTTTGCACGAGCGCGTATTCTGGCTTGTTCACTGCCGCTCCATGGCTGCCGCCTTCGGTTCCTTCCTCGGCACTTCATTATGCCCCACGTTCGGTAAGCCTGCCAGAGGGAAGTTGCAGGGCCTATGCCGGTTTTCAGCAGGGCAGGGAGGCGTCGCCTAGCAGTTCCGCGTCCAGCGCCGCAGTGAGGGCGCGCATCGTGGCCTTGACGGCGGGGTCGAGGTCGGCCACCGCCTCGATCTGCCGAGCGCCGTGGTGCACGCGCGAGCGGCTAACGCCGAGCCAGTTGGCTGCGATGGCCTCGGTCACGCCTGCGTACCGGGTCAGCAAGAATGCTGCCCAGTTCACCGCCTCCTCGCCGGCGATCCCGAACCTGGCCAGCACGGAGTCCACCGCCTCGGGAAGCTCGGCATAGGCGCCCCCGCACTCCAACGGGCCGAGCAGCCCGGCAACTCTCGCTGGGTTCAGTGCCGCCTGCCCGCCGTGGTCATG
Protein-coding sequences here:
- a CDS encoding NTP transferase domain-containing protein, with the translated sequence MRGLILAAGLGTRLRPVTNRVPKPLLPIANKPTIHYSIEALWDAGIREITVVTGHHAEVLEDALSRLSGDPVRFARQPEPRGLAHAVQCAEQSLGDEPFMLLLGDTLHDLPLAELRRQFEDLQADCVSVVAPVDNPKRYGIAVVEGERIVHLEEKPSDPRSNLAMAGAYVFGPAIWDVLVELRPSARGEMEITDAIHAMVEAGRAVYAFRFDGWWQDTGTLEGMLLANRYWMEKQGVRDALLGPGAQLDSCEAADYCSIGELAEARNGTLRNCILLPGVRVDLNGGTADSCLIGSDATFPRGGSVSLEVLG
- a CDS encoding GGDEF domain-containing protein translates to MKLVSDVMEAPLWLCPDHTVRMALAIMKGLSVELVAIVEGGAYLGTVDWKDLITAPPDEPLLRVMRKDAPYLPPDASVREAAELLTNQKLSRVPVVSNDALIGLVGAVNLLNEVGRSEDPLTGLPWSDSLRDWALAKFRTGKELSILFFDLDNFGQFNKLFGHLIGDQVLQEVAGALRDGVDTHMDFLCRYGGDEFAIATMRRSEAANALAADLAHAVACLRPIGSEDPITVSWGAFGGQRDREREDIHYAATLDALINQASKNCQKMKERKKEEAQIAPPAQAVVTVDVGDVGPIALRSLSVVAGDGDSVVSVELRVGESLFSATLSGPPDHASTLKTVAQVVADAISHALPSDCTMVVHDCHVSSGVDGSEFVRVSSTLYTADAMRELTGSHSVEGDAQRAVALATIASAQAEVLAAMERGSLRENGPSPVS
- a CDS encoding glycoside hydrolase family 3 C-terminal domain-containing protein, which gives rise to MARWQDPTLTIDQRVEDLLCQMTLEEKVSQMMHEAAEIPRLGVPAYNWWNECLHGVAWAGNATVFPQAIGMAATWDEALILRVAEAISDEARAKHHDAVKRNNRGIFFGLTYWSPNINIFRDPRWGRGQETWGEDPYLTGKLASAFVRGLQGNDPKYLKLVSTPKHYAVHSGPEPLRHEFDAVADEYDLHDTYLPAFRETVVEAKAHSVMSAYNSINGEPASANRYLMELLRKDWGFEGYVVSDCGAIHDIFTGHKFTESAEEAAAVAVKAGTDLNCGGTYAALTRAVEQGLITETELDVALRRLLTARFRLGMFDPDEKVPYAQIPMSVVCSPKHRMEALRTARESIVLLKNDGLLPLCKGLGTIAVIGPNADVAQLGNYSGTPVDPVTPLAGICAKVSADTKILYAKGCRLTGMELEPVPTEALIPAGGQPGQTGLLGEYFANRDLQGEPALTRLDETVNFDWETRPPDSTLPKDHFSVRWTGKLKPPVSGEYDLAFASGDGFRMFLDRELLVEDWTEHSVTTSRRKVHLEAGREYDLRIEYFEHEGQAAAKLLWAVPSKNLLAEAVDAAKRADVAIVCVGLSPELEGEELRLDIEGFYGGDRTSLDLPKVQQGLLEGVHATGTPVVVVLIAGSAVALNWADDHCGAVLCAWYPGEEGGAAIADVIFGDYNPAGRLPVTFYRSVADLPPFDDYSMKGRTYRYFEGEPLYPFGFGLSYTRFAYSDLSIDPGIATPGEPVRVRVTVRNEGDRAGDEVVQLYLAHAAATGRKPLRALAGFRRVHLKPGAEARVEFVLGPRELSRVDETGSRWVEAGGIQVFVGGRQPDEVSSRRVTHTGMCVGALRIEGERMLLSR